From the Desulfobacterales bacterium genome, one window contains:
- a CDS encoding cyclodeaminase/cyclohydrolase family protein, translating into MLKDLTITEFLEQTASSEPLPGGGCTAALNAALAASLTEMVANLTIGRKEFKAVDDEMQQIAQAAADLRKKLQNDIDNDAQAYQEVLAAFKLPKNTGDEKAQRSNAIQQAFKIAATVPLGVARDAINLMDLAARAIKDGNPNAVTDGAVGVLAARTAALAAIYNVKINLSAIKDKAFVAELTREIEELEQQVIAKEKEILSQVKI; encoded by the coding sequence TTGCTAAAAGATCTAACCATAACCGAATTTTTAGAACAGACGGCTTCGTCAGAACCCCTGCCCGGCGGCGGATGCACGGCCGCCCTCAACGCCGCCTTGGCAGCCAGCCTCACCGAAATGGTGGCCAATTTAACCATCGGCCGCAAAGAATTTAAAGCGGTTGATGATGAGATGCAACAAATTGCGCAGGCTGCAGCGGATCTGAGGAAAAAACTGCAGAACGATATCGACAACGACGCGCAGGCCTACCAAGAAGTGCTGGCCGCCTTTAAGCTGCCGAAAAACACCGGCGACGAAAAAGCACAGCGCTCCAACGCCATTCAGCAGGCCTTTAAAATCGCGGCAACTGTTCCGTTGGGCGTTGCCCGGGATGCCATAAACCTGATGGATCTGGCTGCCCGGGCCATCAAAGACGGCAATCCAAACGCGGTGACCGACGGCGCCGTAGGCGTTTTAGCGGCACGCACAGCAGCCCTGGCAGCCATTTATAATGTAAAAATAAATTTGAGCGCCATCAAAGATAAGGCATTTGTAGCAGAATTGACGCGGGAAATCGAAGAACTTGAACAGCAGGTGATCGCAAAAGAAAAAGAGATTCTATCACAGGTCAAGATCTAA
- a CDS encoding potassium channel family protein, producing the protein MKSRFLYIIFAIMLVLLVNPFIRPLGLMGHLFSSLFLSMIPLASAYALTKDKKKAIIILILAAPFVILDGLNVYFTNRLLMVVAFSFGTTLYFYIVVLLVKNLLSIRVITADLICCAISIYFLIGIMWAGIYSVLEGISPGSFSETTDLLYYSFVTLTTVGYGDVAPLTTLSKRLAVFEAAMGSIYMAVIIAMIVGRYMSMQVEQDSESKTSSNK; encoded by the coding sequence ATGAAAAGCCGATTTCTTTATATCATCTTTGCGATCATGCTGGTATTGCTGGTCAACCCATTTATTCGACCCCTCGGATTAATGGGCCACCTATTTTCTTCCTTATTTTTATCAATGATACCACTGGCAAGTGCCTATGCCCTGACCAAGGACAAGAAAAAAGCAATCATCATACTCATTCTTGCGGCACCTTTTGTGATCCTTGACGGCCTTAACGTATATTTTACAAATCGGCTTTTGATGGTGGTCGCATTTAGCTTTGGTACAACTTTGTATTTTTATATTGTCGTTTTATTGGTGAAAAACCTTCTATCTATCAGAGTCATAACCGCTGACTTGATATGTTGCGCTATTTCCATTTATTTTTTAATTGGCATTATGTGGGCGGGTATCTACAGTGTTTTGGAGGGCATTTCACCAGGTTCTTTTTCAGAAACGACAGATTTGCTTTATTACAGTTTCGTCACCCTTACGACCGTCGGCTACGGTGATGTTGCGCCCTTAACAACATTGAGCAAGAGGCTTGCGGTATTTGAGGCCGCCATGGGCAGTATTTATATGGCGGTTATTATCGCCATGATTGTCGGCAGATATATGTCAATGCAAGTAGAGCAAGATTCTGAAAGTAAAACCAGTTCAAATAAATGA